One Bythopirellula goksoeyrii genomic window, GCCTGGTAGGCATTGTCGGCGGTATTGGCAAAAGTGAGTTCACCGAAAATGCGTGAAGCCCAGCGAGGCAAACCATATTTTACAATCCAAGTCGATCCGCCGAGTGCGATTTGAAATCCAATGAGCGATGCCAAGAGCCAACAGCGGCCAGACGGTAAGCCACAGCGGTTAGCCTGCCAAACCAGCAGGACTCCGTGTACCACAATCGCGAGAGCCAAGAGTACGTGAAAATAAACGGCTGCTTGAAAAATGGCCGCTGCGGATTTGCCAACAAGATGCGGGCTGTGCCGTACGACTGCACCGGCAACAAGTTGCAAAAAGGCAAGAATTGTGGTGAGGACGGCCAAGCGGAAGAATTTCGCTGACTGTGGATTACTTGCTACGCCGGCAGGCGGCTGGGAGTCCTGCCACCATCGTGATGTGAAAACAACCATCGCTGCGCACATAGCGAAAAACAGCGGGCCCGTGCAACCGTGCACCAAAGCCAGGGTACGCTCGTCGAATACCACTCGCATGCCGCCCAGGGCACCCTGCAGGATGACCCCAACAAGTATCGCGAGACTAAACATGCGAACCCAGTGACGTGGTTCCTTTTTCCATGTGATTGCTACTAGTCCAATTGCCAGCAGGCCGACGGTCATTCCCAGCAGCCGATGCCCATGCTCAATGAACTTGTCCCCGGTGGAACTGAGCCACGGATAAAACGGCATGAAGTAGCCGTCCGAGGTGAGCCAATCGCGGAATGCCATTCCTGCGCCCGTGGTAGTAACGAGCCCGCCCCACCAGATCAGGGGAAAGGTCGCGCACGCCAAAAACCACGCCCAGCGGTGGACTAGGGGGCTTCGAATTGATTGCAAGGAGTTCATGTGATAGGGGGGTAGACGAATAAATGTCCAAGGTCCAATGCACAATGACCAAAAGTTGATTGGTCATTGGTCATTGGGAATTGCTTTTTCTTTCGGCGGTTGCGTCTGAGGGTAGTAGTCCTCATCCACTTCTGGCGAGCCGTACTCGTACGGTCCGCGGTAGATGATTGGCTGGAAATCGAAATTACCATGGCCAGGTGGGCTGGGTGCTTGCCATTCGAGGCCGTTTGCTTTCCAAGGGTTGCGTCCCGCGCGGGGGCCGAAGAACATGCTGTAGAAAAAATTAACCACAAAAATAGATTGCGAAGCCATCAGCAAAAATGCGCACCAACTGATGAACTGGTTTACCTCAAGTAGATTGCGGAAGGTTTCGTAGTGATAGGGATCGGCCAACCGACGTGGAAAGCCCTGCATGCCCAGAATGTGCATCGGGTAGAACACACAGTTCATCAGGATGAAAGTGAGTGAAAAGTGAACCTTACCCCAGGAATCGTTCATCATGCGACCAAACATCTTGGGGAACCAATAATAGATCCCCCCAAAGACGGCCATTGCCGTGCCGCAGAAGAGTACGTAATGGAAATGGGCGACGATATAGTAGGTATCGTGAATGAAAATATCAACCGGCGTGGCTGCCATGAAGATGCCGCTGAGTCCCCCGATGATAAACATCGAGACAAACGAAATGGCAAAGAGCATTGGCGTGGTGAATTGAATCTTACCGCCCCAGAGTGTGCCAAGCCAGTTGAAGGTTTTGATCGCACTAGGGAGTGCGATCATCATCGTCGACACCATGAAGGTCATGCCAAGCATGGGATTCATTCCGGAGACAAACATGTGATGACCCCAAACGATGAATCCCAGGCCCGCGATACCGGAGATGGAATAGACCATCGGCTTGTAACCAAACAGGGGCTTGCGGGCAAAGGTACTAAGGATATCGGAGACCATGCCCATCGCGGGGAGGATCATGATATAGACTGCCGGGTGGCTATAGAACCAGAACAAATGCTGCCAAAGCAGTGGCTGTCCGCCACCCGTTTCCATCGGTGAGTTATTGGCCATCGCCCCTTCAGGCAGAAAGAAACCCGTACCGATCATACGGTCGGACAACTGCATGAAGCCTGCCGCGGTGAGAACGGGGAGTGCGAAAGCCTGCAGCACTGCGGTAATAAACATACCCCAGATAGTCATTGGCAGGCGAAACATCGTCATGCCAGGAGCGCGCATTTGGATGATAGTCGTCATGTAATTGATCGAACCCATCATGGATGAGATTCCGACGAACGTAACACCCAAGAGCCAGAGAGTCTGGCCTTCTAAACTACCGGGCGCCGCTTGCTGTATCACTGACAACGGAGGATACGAGGTCCAACCCCCTTGGGCGGCACCTCCTTCCACGAAGAAACTACTTCCGATGAAAAAGAACGCTGGCCACATGAACCAGTAGCTCAGCATGTTGAGCACCGGCACAGCCATGTCGTCGGCACCGATCATCAGCGGGATCAAAAAATTGCCAAACGCACCTGCCAGGATCGGGATGATCACAAAAAAGATCATTACAGTCGCGTGCATGGTGACGAGCATGGTGTAATTCTCAGGAGCAATCTGGCCTCCCTCGGGTCCTGCCAACAAGTTGCCCAGCAGCGGCATGGGTCGCCAAGGATAGGCCAACTGCCAACGAATGCCCATCGCTAATAGGCCTCCCACCGAAAACCAGATCAGCGTGCTAAACAAGAATTGCAGCCCGATGATCTTGTGATCGAGAGAGAAGACGTAGGTCTTCAGGAAGCTGCTCGTAGGGGCGTGTTCGCCATGGGCAGCATGGGTATCAGCAGTAACGGTACTCATAGGATAACTCGGTTGAGTTGTCAGTTGTCAGTGGTCAGTGGTGGGTGATGCATCAGATTGTTAATCATTCATCACTCCTCTTCAGGAACTTGTACTGTCATCTTGTCTTGTTCGGCACTGAGTTCGACCAGCTTGGCGTCGTACTCATCGCGGGGGAGGAAAAACACCCGGCCCTTCATTTTGTAATGACCCCAGCCGCACAATTCGGCGCAAACGATATCGAATCCACCAGTCTTCTTGCCCTTGAACCACATCTTCTGCGCCATGCCGGGCACCACGTCCTGCTTCACGCGCAGGTTCGGCAAGAAAAAGCTATGCAGCACATCACCACTGGTGATTTTCAACATGATCTGTTCATTCACAGGCAGATAGAGCTTGCCATCGGTGCGAACGATGTCGTCCTGGGTGTACAACTCTCCGTCGGGGCCCGGATAGCGGAAGTCCCAATTGAATTGCCGACCTGTGACTTCCGCAGTAAAGGGGATCGCCGGGGCGTCGATCTTGTCAGCTGCCCACGCCTGCATCTGATAGATGGCAATAAACAAAAGTGTCACTGCTGGAATAATCGTCCAGACCAGCTCCAAGGCGTGACTTCCATGGGAAAACTTGACGGACTCTTTGTTTGACTTGCCGTCGTATTTCCAAAGAAAATAAAAGAGGACGCTCTCGGTGACGATAAAGACGATACCCGTCAGATACAGAATGAACATGAACAAGTTGTCGATCGTTCGACCTTGTTCTGAGACATCACGAGGGAGCCAGATATTGAAATGCGGCGCAAACACAAAGGTTGCCACTCCGAAAAGTGGAACCAGGAAAAACAAAAAACTCCAAAAATGTTTCACGATCGCTCTCCACGCAAGTGAGACTGACGAAACAACAACATCAGTTCACAAGTTCAGTATTAATCGGCAAGGCTTTCTGTGGCTGACTGGCAGCTTCATAGGGCAACGACAACACATAATCGACAATGTTCCACATCTCTTCCTCGGTAAGCGTGCCTTGAGCTCCGGGACTGGCCGGGCCGCTGCCAGGCATCGGTGTCCCGGCGATACCTGCATAGATTCGCCAGAACAGATCAATCCGACGATTCCCTCCACGGAAGACCCCTAGTCTGAGATTTCGAGGAATGGCATTGCGAACTGGAAACAACGACGCGGCAACTTCTTCGCGCTCTCTGGCAAATTGGGGATCGCCAGAGTCATCAGCAACCGAGTCCAGGAATTGCAAATGGGCCTTATTCCAGATGTCGTAGTCGTCCTGTTGACCATCACCCAGACCGGTGGGGCCATGGCACTTCATACAGTTAGCGCGCGCGCCGTAGAACAACTCGCGGCCTTTTGCCGCTGAAGCGGCAAACGCTTCCTTGTCATGAATGTCCGTGGGGATTGCTCCTTCTTCGGGCACAATAATCTGCTCATTGACTTCATTCCAGCCTTCGACAATCTCGGCGAGTATTTCGGTAATTGCCGCGCGTTGTTCTTCGTCATTCTCGGGATCAAGAGGAATGAGTTTCATTTTCGGTTCCCCCTCTTCGTCGAGTACGGGATCGCCATTCTCATCCGTCACTTCCTCTTCGCCTAAATCATTGTAGACGTAATTGGTCAGCGCAGTTTCCATCTGACCACGCATACTCAGGTACTTCACGTACTCGACGAGCGCCTCGATCTCTGCTGAGGCAAGTAGTGAGAACGAGGGCATCGCAGAACCAGGAATTCCATTTACCAGAACTCGGTGAAGATCTTCGTCAGTCGGCTTGGCGGGATTGTAGGTCGACTTGAACTTGTAAACTCCCTGACGGTAGTCGCGAGGATAGGGATTCAAGAAAAGTGCCGTCGGTCCCTGCCCATCCCCATCGATGCCGTGGCAATGGGAACAATGCAGTCGATAGAGTCCAAAAGCGGCCCCTTTATCATCCGTCCAGGCAGGGCCGGCTGCCATCTTTAACCGACGCATGTCGAGACCCGTTTCAGGCAAGACAAACGGTTCATCGGGTGTGCCAAACATACCTCCCAGCACATCAGCAATCTGCTCCTGGTACGGCTCTGGAGTTGGTGTGGCATCAGAGAGCATCTGCACCATGTTGAGGTGGAACTGCGGCGTTTGAAAATCGCAGCCCGCAACCAACAGGGCCAAGCAACCTAACCAACAGATTGAACGCAAACAACGGTTCATCAAACGTCTACCAAACTTAGTGTTACTTTGAAATCTCTAAACATTATGACCATTTCGTGAATAGTCTAGTTGAGTAAGTAAAAAAGCCGCACTCACCTACTCACCTACTCACTCCACCTACAAACCAAACGCAGCACTGGGGACTGTGAGGTTTAGCTCCTTCACTTCATCCTCGCCAAGCTTCACATTAAACCGGCCTTTCTTAGACCACTTTAACTCTTTTGCTTCGGGAGTCGCCAAAACCAACGAACTACCTGGCCCAGCCGCACTTTCGTGCCAGACCTGAAATTCCAAGTCCTCTCCGGCCGGTAGGTTGGCAATCTCAAAACTTCCTTCCTCAGTGGTGACGGCAACATAGCCATTCTCACGAGGCAAGAAGTAGGCCAACATCCACGGGTGAATACTGCAACGCACGCTCACAGGAACCGCTTCTTCTTTTTGCGGTTTGAATGCGATAGTCTCTCCAACGGGAATCGTTTGATTGAAGCTGTTCTTACCTTCGATATTTGTGTTATGCCCTACGGGATCGCTATTCTTAATGTCCATCGTATTGCCCAATACGAAGGGGAACACATGGGTAAGAAAGACACATTCTTTTTGATCAAAAAGGACTTGCTCACCTTTGGGTTGTGCCGACTCGTGCACACGCGAGGCCTTGCGGACAAAAATGGCAACGTTGGCAATTCCCTTGGTGGCGGAATCCACCAAGAGAGTCTGCTGCAAAGGAGCCTTGCCATTGATCGTGCAGGCGGCCATGTCCTTATTCACGTTGTAAGGCGGCATCGTAGGTGGATTGCCATCGAAGACAAACTTGCCCTTGAGAGTCGCCCAACCGGTGCCGGTTACCACCGTGGCACCTCCCTCTCCACCAGTACTATCTCCCAAAAGTGCTTCGCGCGCCTTCGCAGCAGCAGCAGCATTCGCCACAGGACCCAAATCGGTAACACGACGACAGCCCATGAGCATCAGCCCCATGAGCATCGCAGCGCCGGCGTAGCGAAAGTACAACTTGGTTTGCACGTGTGTCACTTGTTCAACCATCATCGAGTGCTTACTTACCCAGTGTCTTGGCGGGAACTTTGATTTCGCCCAAGTCAAGCGTTTCGCCAGAGGCAATCTTCAACTTGGCTCGGCCTTTGCGGTCCGTCTTGCCGTCGGACAGCTTCATATCGCGCATGTTACCTTTGGCCTCATGCCAAAAAATGAATTCATGTTCGCCGGCAGGGATATTCACGATCTCAAACTCACCGTTCTCATCGCTGATTGCTACATAGGGATCTTCGCGGACAACGGCATGGGCCTTCATCCAAGGGTGCACGTTGCAAGCCACAGGTGCAGGGACTGGTTCCGCTTTTTGCAGGGTCTTGGTGATTGGCTTGTCGTTGGTAACCATCTCGTTGAAGCCTGGGTTGGCGACAAATGAGGCATTCGTGTTGTGACCGATTCCTGCATCATCGTTTCGAATCTCGAACGGCTGATTTGTCCGGATGGCAATTACATGCGGTTCGAAGCGGCAACCCTTGTTGTCAAGCACAACGGGTTCACTAGCGGTGGCTTCGTAGTCGGGATGCACATCGAGCGATTGGCCGCGTTTGGTGTAGATATACACGACTACATTGGCAAGTTCGCCACCTTCTCCAACCACGATCGTCTCGTCGACCAGGTCGTGCTTGCCACAATACTCAGTGTCTTTGTTGACATTGATGGCAGCCGGATCACCGACCGACCCGTCAACAACAAACTTACCCTTGAGGGATCCCCAGTCGGCAGCACCAACCTGGCTAGCCAAGGTTAGTGTGATGACAGCAGATGTAAGAATCGCAATATTGCTTCGCATTGTTGTTTGCTCCTCTGTTAGTAAATCACTCTAAGGATGCCGTGTCGCCATCGGCATCGGAGGTTGGAGGTGCATTGGCGTCGGCCGCAGCTTTCACCATGGGAGTAACCTCCGTTTGCCGTTTGGCATACGTATCAAAATTCAATAAAAGGTCTACGAGACCGGTCAATTGTTCAAGGCTTGTCCCGGGGAACAAGTTCTGAGCGACGCCACCCAAATGTGGTGCGTCTGCATTGAAAGGAATATTCACAGGCATACCTGTGTAAGGCAGAATTCGCTTCGGATTGGCGACCCAATTGCGGATGAATTCAGGCCGCAAACGCGAGTGGACATCTGCGAGATTTGGGCCAAACGTGGTCGGGTCTCCCTGTGGGTAGAAGTCTTCCACGGCATGGCACTTCACGCAGTAGTTGCCGTTGACCACGATATTCATCGCATCGCTGAGCCGTTCAGGATGCTCGGCTTCCTTCTCAGCGATATAGCTGCCACGTTGACTACGGTTGTATTCGTACGGATATTCAGCTCCCGAGGAGGCGGCAAAGTAGTTCACCAGTTTGGATGCTTCCTCGCTCGACATGTGGAAGTTCGGCATCCGCATCACAACCGCGGGACGAATTTCGGTTGGGTCCATCAGGAAGCCATGCAACCAATCGGGCTGCACTTTCTCGCCTTCCTGCATCAGCGGCGGTGGCAACCAGCCCCAAGCCTCGGAACCTTTGACTTGCGGATTCGCCAGCTTGGCATGCTCGATTACCTTCGGATAGAGATAACGCGCCAAATCACCACCCCAGGCAGGAAAGGCTTTCCCTTCGGCTGGTCCATAATCGGTGCGGCTAGCAGGAACCATCGGATCTTGAATCCCCACATTCCATGCTTCCCCTGCGATTAGCGTATCTCGCCATAATGTGAAGCGATAATAGGGGTCCGACTCGTCATCGTCGGGTTCCAGCTCTAAGCCATCGATGTCAAATTGCAGAGGTTCACCCGTTTCCTCGCTCATCACAGGCAAGCCATTGAGCGTCGTGTGCATCCGTCCGCCCGAATCAATCACGAGAGATTCAGCGATCTCCTGCTGGGAAAAATGCTTCTCTAGGAAAGGAAAGTCTTGCACCTGGATTGGAGACTCGAATTCTCCTTCGGTAAAGGCAACCTTCCACTCTTCCATCTTGAGCGTGTGGCAGCCAGCACAGTTGAATTGGTCGAGCACATGACGTCCCGCGACTTCCGCGGCCCGGCGGGCATCCGGATGATAGACGAACTTATCGGCCGGCGGTTCGCTCACCAATCCCAAGACAAACGTCATCACCGCTTCACGCTCATCCTCGGTGAAGGGGAACTTCGGCATCCGAAGTCGCTCGTTGTAGCCTTTGTTCTTGGTTGTCTTGTAGTCGAAGCTACGTGGCATGCGAAGCTTTTGCCAAAGGAATCCGTCACGGGAGTGGCTTACCAGCGACTGAAGGAAATAGCTGATGCCATCTTGCACATAGTCGCCTGGATTCAGATGGCCATGACCACCGCCATCGTGTGCCTCGGCCCCGTGCGCATCACCCGAATGTTTGTCAGCGTGAGGATCGCCAGATCCTGAAAGAAAGGCATGGATGTTCTCAAACGCCAGCTTCGAGCTATCCTTACGGCCCCAGTCGGCCAGTCCGGTTCCGATCGGCTTCGCATCCTCGAATCCGGGGATATCGTGGCAACCGAAACAACCATACTTGCTGATAGTGCGCCGGGCAACAAAGTCCTGCAGTTGTTGCGTACGATTAGCGAAGTTCTTTTTCAGGAGCAGCTTTTCATCTGCCTTGAGCTTCGGTTCCAGCGAATCCGGGATGCCAGTCTTGACGAATTCCTCAGCACGGGCTGCAGGAATCGCATCACTGGAGAGCCACTCCTGAGCCAAGTCGGCGAGGGCCGTGAGATCATCGCCGGACCAATCTCTAGCAGGCACATCCGTTGGCTTCCAGTCGGAAGGTGTTCCCAAGAGGAAAGCCCTGATGTCGGCTGCTGGGTCTGTGACCTTGCCCGTCGACTGATTCTGCGCATCTTTCTCCTCGATGGGAGTGAGATATAGCTCAGGCATCTTCGTACGCGGATTATAATCATGAGGTTGCTTGATCCAACTGTACAACCACTTCTTGCCAATGTCGTTGTTCAACTTGGCACCAACTCGAGACAAATCAGGCCCTTGATTGGCAGCAATACCAGGGAAGGCTTCGTGCGAGTGACATGCCAGGCACCCGCGCGATTCAAAGAGCCACTTGCCACGTTCAGCTGAAGCAGTCTCGGTGACTTCCTTGGGAGGAGTCAGATATTTGAATTCAGAACTATTAGCCAGCAGATACTCGCTCAAAGCGTGAATCTCGACGGCTTCGTACCGCTTGGTCTTGTCGAGTTCCTCAGGGTCTTCGCCCAAATGTTCCCACAGACCAAAGAACTGCGGCATGCGAGTCGAGGGCCGGAAATTCGATGGCAACTTGATCCAGCTGTAGAGCCAGTCGTATTCGACCTTGGATTTCAAATATCGCAAGCTGGGGCCAACTTTGCGATAGGTACCGGGGACTTCGACATCTTTCAATCCATCAGCAAGCTTGTGTGTTTCAGCACTTAATCGTGCCTCGTCGCTCGTCTGAGAACTGGAAGCCAATTTGGCATCCGACTTGAGTGCATCGAACAGGGAATGACGCACACTACTGTCATCAGGATGGCTTCGTAGTGTCGTAGCCCAGCCCTTCTCTTGATCGTTCAGCGTGTCATCACGGAGAAGTTGCGCCGCCACCTCGCTGTAATTCGGTTCCAATCGGATGTCTGGTCCAACTCGCTTATCGGGCCCGTCGAATCCATTGATCTCGTGACAGCCGTAGCAGCCGTATTGCTCAACCAACGTCCAACCTTCAACCAACTTGGGGGCAGGAGGCTCGGGGAACCGCTCGCTCGGTTCTAGCGATCCCTTGTCGTAGTGACACTTCAGACAGTTGCTCTCGACAAAGCGCTGCGGCTTCATGGGAAAAATCCAGTGATGGTTGTCGAACCAACCATACTTGTGAAGCCATTCGTCTTGTTGATCGAAGTCATTCGGAGTGTGAGAAGTCCACTTGAATTCAGTACCACTTCCCTGCCCATCATGGCAAACCGTGCAGCCCATCACCTTCTCAGGGTGCGGACTCGAATCGGTGAGATAAAGGTCTAGTCGTGGATGTGACGTAAAGGGATGATCCAAACCACGGCGAACTTTCAATTCAGCAGGCTCGCCCCAGGAAACTAGCGTCAGAAGATAATTGGCAACCGACTCTTTGTTATCTACCGGAATACCGCCAGCCGCTTCGATGATGTCGCCCGACTCCAATCCTGCCTGCGCGGCCAAAGAACCAGGCAGCGCGTAATGTACGATGGCATGCTCGCCAGCACCCACGATGACGTCATTGGTGAGCTCCAGCCCGTAAACTTCGTTCAGCCCCGAGCCGTCTGCAGGGGCTTCTTCAGGGGTCGGTATTTTGATCGTCAAATCTCGTTTGGATTCAGGCAACGTGGGGAACGCAGGTTCCGTAGCTCTGCCGGCCGCCGTCGTTGAAATGTCCTGGTGACAGGTCTTGCAACGGTCAAAGCGGGCGGCCTGTGAAAAGTTGTAATTAATCGTGAGATCAGGAAGCCAAATCTGATCGATCTGCACATTGCCACTGTAGAGGGCGTTGAGAATCGGCCAGCGGGTGATCCACTCACCAAGTCGGCTGAAACCGGTCGGTTGCGTTTTCTGAGCTTGCTCAGAGAGCCGACTAAGTTCGGTTTCCATCGTGCTCCGTTCTTTGAGCAGCACCGCTTTGCGGTCGTTGATCGAGGCCACGACCTCTTCGAGACTCCTGCGATAGTTGTTGGCAGCCGCGAGATCGACTGTAAGCTCAGCGATGCTCTTTGAATACTCGTCAATCTGCTTTTGTTTTTCCGCTCTGCGCTTCTCATCGACGCCTTCACTGACCATGAGGCCCAAAGCACTGACGGCTGCCGTGCGGTTTGCTGCCACAAACTTGCGTGTTCCAGCAAGCGTTTTTTCGCGACGCCGAGCTTCGTCGATGTAGTCAGTCATTAAACTAAGTAACTTCTCGCGGGCTACTGCAGTAGAAGCATAGCTGGAAAGTAGCTCACGTTGATCTTGGGGATCTACCTGAGCTTTGGCATCCGTGTTTTCGGCGGCCCCCTCGTCTGTCCCCTCTATACGGTCACGGACTTCTGCCGCCTTGGTGGCAGCCTCGTTGACCTTCTGCAGCTGGTTTTCGAGAGCAGAGAAATCGGACTCTGGTAAAGAAAGTCGTTCGTTTTCTGCCTTCACTGAAGACTCAAATTCTTCCACGTCGGCAGGATCTACCGGCTCACTCTCGGCTTCGCGCAATTCTTTGTCGAAATTCTCTAGCTTGGAAGAGAACTGATCTGCCAGCGAATCGTGTCGCGCCTGAATAATCCAGGCACTCTTCTTGCGATTCTCCAGCTGCATGCTTTTCCACTGGCGATTGTGGTCCTTGGCCAGGAGCCACAACGTAGCAATCGTCATCACCAGTGCCGTAGCACCGAAGATGATGTGCATGATTTTTTGGTCGTACCAGGTTTGTTCGCTTGCAGGCATAAGTAGGTAGTTAGCTATTAGCTGTTAGCAATTAGTGGATGCAGTTAGCTAATCGCTAAAAGCTAAACGCTAACAGCTAAAAATTAAAGAAAAACTCCGGAATCGCAATCAAATATTTCAATTGAAAAACCCACCGCAGCACCATCTTGATGGGCAGCGATGCCATAAACAGCAACAGATTTGCCATAATCATGAATCGCACGAAACCCATCCGCTGGTAAAAGCTGCGGAAGATTGTCAGGGCCATGATCGGCGGCAGAGCAATAAAATAGCCAAGCACCAACAACGTGCCAGGAAGCTCGCGGCCAAACAGCAGCGAGAAAAACTCCAAAAACGGATTCAAGAATGCCGTTAGCCATTCAGGAAGCGGAAACCATGGCATATCGGCAAAGGAAAGCGCGCCAGGAAGGCTCATATTCAGCCCCCGCTGCCAAACATATTCCGAAAGATTCACATTATTGAGTGCTTCCACCTTATGCGCATCCCAATGCTCGTAGGGACCGAAGAAGTTCCAGTTCGGACCTCGCAGGAGGGTCCCCAGCACAATCAAGGTGATCCACATTTCCAGGAAGCCAAACTGGAATACGGTATAGCTAAAGGGGCGTTCTTTGATGGTGTAGTAACCGTTGCCCTTCTTATTGAAATCAAGATAAGGAATCGCCATCAGGCCAGCCACAATCATGCTAGGCAGAACCACACCAGCCATCCAGGGATCGTAGTAGACAAGCATTTCCTGCAAGCCCAGGAAGTACCAAGGTGCCTTCGAAGGATTAGGAGTCTTGACGCTGCTGGCCGCCTCTTCCAAGGGAGCAGGCAAGGCGATCGCCCAAAAAATCAAAAACGCTGTCAGAGCGATCATGCAGATCAATTCGGTATAGACCAAATCGGGCCACACGAGGATCTTTTCGTCGTCGAGTTTCTCCAGTGGTGGTTCTCCGTTGGCGATGCGCTCGTCGTTAATGACTGCCCGATAGG contains:
- a CDS encoding cytochrome b family protein is translated as MVASFLLPFYIALALMNGLAALYLWRSDQTKDWIGLPMRIGGKSVAITNVVVWLLVAMVFAILAAIAGSGNLSLVSLPEWLREAINKSTGPVVYSVGSTLALVVLYLFRGFFVRPAIAWAIWNLMWLFLGLSMTDPDFYDIVAKPDNVPIVMLVFLLAFFTWLATYRAVINDERIANGEPPLEKLDDEKILVWPDLVYTELICMIALTAFLIFWAIALPAPLEEAASSVKTPNPSKAPWYFLGLQEMLVYYDPWMAGVVLPSMIVAGLMAIPYLDFNKKGNGYYTIKERPFSYTVFQFGFLEMWITLIVLGTLLRGPNWNFFGPYEHWDAHKVEALNNVNLSEYVWQRGLNMSLPGALSFADMPWFPLPEWLTAFLNPFLEFFSLLFGRELPGTLLVLGYFIALPPIMALTIFRSFYQRMGFVRFMIMANLLLFMASLPIKMVLRWVFQLKYLIAIPEFFFNF
- a CDS encoding PDZ domain-containing protein gives rise to the protein MPASEQTWYDQKIMHIIFGATALVMTIATLWLLAKDHNRQWKSMQLENRKKSAWIIQARHDSLADQFSSKLENFDKELREAESEPVDPADVEEFESSVKAENERLSLPESDFSALENQLQKVNEAATKAAEVRDRIEGTDEGAAENTDAKAQVDPQDQRELLSSYASTAVAREKLLSLMTDYIDEARRREKTLAGTRKFVAANRTAAVSALGLMVSEGVDEKRRAEKQKQIDEYSKSIAELTVDLAAANNYRRSLEEVVASINDRKAVLLKERSTMETELSRLSEQAQKTQPTGFSRLGEWITRWPILNALYSGNVQIDQIWLPDLTINYNFSQAARFDRCKTCHQDISTTAAGRATEPAFPTLPESKRDLTIKIPTPEEAPADGSGLNEVYGLELTNDVIVGAGEHAIVHYALPGSLAAQAGLESGDIIEAAGGIPVDNKESVANYLLTLVSWGEPAELKVRRGLDHPFTSHPRLDLYLTDSSPHPEKVMGCTVCHDGQGSGTEFKWTSHTPNDFDQQDEWLHKYGWFDNHHWIFPMKPQRFVESNCLKCHYDKGSLEPSERFPEPPAPKLVEGWTLVEQYGCYGCHEINGFDGPDKRVGPDIRLEPNYSEVAAQLLRDDTLNDQEKGWATTLRSHPDDSSVRHSLFDALKSDAKLASSSQTSDEARLSAETHKLADGLKDVEVPGTYRKVGPSLRYLKSKVEYDWLYSWIKLPSNFRPSTRMPQFFGLWEHLGEDPEELDKTKRYEAVEIHALSEYLLANSSEFKYLTPPKEVTETASAERGKWLFESRGCLACHSHEAFPGIAANQGPDLSRVGAKLNNDIGKKWLYSWIKQPHDYNPRTKMPELYLTPIEEKDAQNQSTGKVTDPAADIRAFLLGTPSDWKPTDVPARDWSGDDLTALADLAQEWLSSDAIPAARAEEFVKTGIPDSLEPKLKADEKLLLKKNFANRTQQLQDFVARRTISKYGCFGCHDIPGFEDAKPIGTGLADWGRKDSSKLAFENIHAFLSGSGDPHADKHSGDAHGAEAHDGGGHGHLNPGDYVQDGISYFLQSLVSHSRDGFLWQKLRMPRSFDYKTTKNKGYNERLRMPKFPFTEDEREAVMTFVLGLVSEPPADKFVYHPDARRAAEVAGRHVLDQFNCAGCHTLKMEEWKVAFTEGEFESPIQVQDFPFLEKHFSQQEIAESLVIDSGGRMHTTLNGLPVMSEETGEPLQFDIDGLELEPDDDESDPYYRFTLWRDTLIAGEAWNVGIQDPMVPASRTDYGPAEGKAFPAWGGDLARYLYPKVIEHAKLANPQVKGSEAWGWLPPPLMQEGEKVQPDWLHGFLMDPTEIRPAVVMRMPNFHMSSEEASKLVNYFAASSGAEYPYEYNRSQRGSYIAEKEAEHPERLSDAMNIVVNGNYCVKCHAVEDFYPQGDPTTFGPNLADVHSRLRPEFIRNWVANPKRILPYTGMPVNIPFNADAPHLGGVAQNLFPGTSLEQLTGLVDLLLNFDTYAKRQTEVTPMVKAAADANAPPTSDADGDTASLE